The Niallia alba genome includes a window with the following:
- the yaaA gene encoding S4 domain-containing protein YaaA has protein sequence MNNQIKIDTEYITLGQFLKVAELIQSGGMAKWFLGEYEVFVNGEQDQRRGRKLRSGDEINIPSFGKYTVL, from the coding sequence ATGAATAATCAAATTAAAATCGATACGGAGTACATTACGTTAGGTCAATTTCTAAAAGTAGCAGAGTTAATACAATCAGGTGGAATGGCGAAATGGTTCCTAGGTGAATACGAGGTATTTGTAAATGGGGAACAAGATCAACGCAGAGGAAGAAAGTTAAGAAGTGGTGATGAAATAAATATTCCTTCATTTGGCAAGTACACTGTTTTATAA
- the dnaN gene encoding DNA polymerase III subunit beta, whose protein sequence is MKFIIQKDHLVQSVQDVMKAITSRTTIPILTGIKIVASEEGVTLTGSDSDISIESFIPKEENDQEIVEIQQTGSIVLQAKFFSEIVKKLPTNQVEIVVDNLQTTIRSGKSEFNLNGLDSEEYPHLPQIWEQNSIKVPTDLLKNIIKQTVFAVSTSETRPVLTGVNWKIENNDLICIATDSHRLALRKAKIEAAAEQSFNIVIPGKSLNELNRILDDHDEPVEIFVTENQILFKTKHILFFSRLLEGNYPDTNRLIPTESKTDIVVNSKEFLQSIDRASLLAREGRNNVVKFSTMGENVIEISSFTPEIGKVMEELVSESISGEELKISFSAKFMMDALKVLEGSEVKISFTGAMRPFVIHPTNDDSTLQLILPVRTY, encoded by the coding sequence ATGAAATTCATCATCCAAAAAGATCATCTTGTTCAAAGTGTTCAAGATGTAATGAAAGCAATCACTAGTAGAACGACTATCCCTATCCTTACAGGAATCAAAATTGTTGCAAGTGAAGAAGGAGTCACACTAACTGGGAGTGACTCAGATATCTCTATCGAATCTTTTATTCCTAAAGAAGAAAATGACCAAGAAATAGTAGAAATCCAACAAACTGGCTCTATTGTTTTACAAGCGAAATTTTTTAGTGAAATTGTTAAAAAGCTTCCTACTAATCAAGTTGAAATTGTAGTAGATAACTTACAAACAACCATTCGTTCTGGAAAATCAGAATTTAATTTAAATGGACTCGATTCAGAAGAGTATCCGCATTTGCCACAAATTTGGGAACAAAATTCTATTAAAGTTCCGACAGACTTATTAAAAAATATTATAAAACAAACTGTTTTCGCAGTGTCCACGTCAGAAACACGCCCAGTGTTGACAGGTGTAAACTGGAAGATAGAAAACAATGATTTAATCTGTATTGCAACAGATAGTCATCGGCTTGCTTTACGAAAAGCAAAAATAGAAGCGGCAGCAGAACAGTCCTTTAATATTGTCATTCCGGGTAAAAGTTTAAATGAGCTAAATCGAATTTTGGATGATCATGATGAGCCTGTAGAAATTTTCGTTACAGAGAATCAAATTTTATTTAAAACAAAACATATTCTATTTTTCTCTCGTTTGTTAGAAGGGAATTATCCTGATACAAACCGTTTAATTCCAACCGAAAGTAAAACTGATATTGTTGTAAATTCGAAAGAGTTTTTACAATCAATTGACCGTGCCTCTTTATTAGCTCGTGAAGGGCGAAATAACGTGGTGAAATTTTCGACAATGGGCGAAAATGTGATAGAAATTTCTTCTTTTACTCCTGAGATAGGAAAAGTAATGGAAGAATTAGTCAGTGAGTCTATTAGTGGGGAAGAATTAAAAATTTCTTTCAGTGCAAAATTTATGATGGATGCATTGAAAGTTCTTGAAGGATCCGAAGTTAAAATTAGCTTTACTGGAGCAATGAGACCATTTGTTATTCATCCAACAAATGATGACTCCACATTACAGCTTATATTACCAGTAAGAACTTATTAA
- the recF gene encoding DNA replication/repair protein RecF (All proteins in this family for which functions are known are DNA-binding proteins that assist the filamentation of RecA onto DNA for the initiation of recombination or recombinational repair.), giving the protein MYIDELLLRNYRNYEELDISFENKVNVILGENAQGKTNVMESIYVLAMAKSHRTSNDKELIRWDQEYAKIEGRLVKTHGKVPMQLVVAKKGKKAKFNHIEQRKLSQYIGNMNIVMFAPEDLNLVKGSPQIRRRFIDMEIGQISPVYLHDMGQYQKILHQRNTYLKQLQTNKQTDHTMLEILTEQFIDMAVKIVAKRFEFLHLLEKWAVPIHKGISRGLETLEIRYKPSVDVSEDQELSKMKSIYEEKFQNLKKREIDRGISLFGPHRDDMMFYVNDRDVQTFGSQGQQRTTALSIKMAEIELIFSEIREYPILLLDDVLSELDDYRQSHLLNTIQGKVQTFVTTTNVDGIDHQTLKEAATFQVESGTIKKIQ; this is encoded by the coding sequence ATGTATATTGATGAGTTGCTTTTAAGAAATTACCGGAATTACGAGGAACTGGATATTTCTTTCGAAAATAAAGTGAATGTAATTTTAGGAGAAAATGCACAAGGAAAAACCAATGTGATGGAATCTATCTATGTGCTAGCTATGGCGAAGTCTCATCGTACGTCAAATGATAAAGAACTTATTCGCTGGGATCAAGAGTATGCTAAAATAGAAGGTAGATTAGTAAAGACACATGGGAAAGTTCCCATGCAGTTAGTTGTGGCTAAAAAAGGGAAAAAAGCAAAATTTAATCATATAGAGCAACGTAAATTGAGTCAATATATCGGCAATATGAACATAGTTATGTTTGCGCCTGAGGATTTAAATTTAGTAAAAGGCAGCCCACAAATCAGAAGACGATTTATTGATATGGAGATAGGGCAAATATCACCTGTATATTTGCATGATATGGGACAATATCAAAAAATTCTACATCAGCGAAATACCTACCTAAAACAACTACAAACAAATAAACAAACCGATCATACGATGCTTGAGATTTTAACAGAGCAATTTATAGATATGGCCGTTAAAATTGTAGCAAAGCGTTTTGAATTCCTGCATTTGCTGGAAAAGTGGGCAGTTCCGATTCATAAAGGAATATCTCGTGGCTTAGAAACCTTGGAAATTCGCTATAAACCTTCAGTTGATGTATCAGAAGACCAGGAATTGTCGAAAATGAAAAGTATATACGAAGAAAAATTCCAAAATCTAAAAAAACGAGAAATCGATCGAGGAATATCCTTATTTGGTCCTCATCGTGATGATATGATGTTTTATGTGAACGATAGAGATGTACAAACCTTTGGTTCACAAGGACAGCAAAGAACGACCGCTTTATCAATAAAAATGGCAGAGATAGAATTAATCTTTTCAGAAATACGTGAATATCCAATTCTGCTTCTAGATGATGTTTTGTCTGAATTAGATGACTACCGTCAATCTCATTTATTAAATACCATTCAAGGAAAAGTCCAAACCTTTGTTACAACAACAAATGTTGATGGAATAGACCATCAAACATTAAAAGAAGCCGCTACTTTTCAGGTTGAATCAGGAACAATTAAAAAGATTCAATAG
- the dnaA gene encoding chromosomal replication initiator protein DnaA, with amino-acid sequence LKNITDLWNNALSTIETKISKPSFDTWLKPTKAHSLQGDLLVVTAPNEFARDWLEERYSQLIAEILYEITGEELLVKFIIPQNQIEEEFDQQISTKQKKKEEEVTEQTILNSKYTFDTFVIGSGNRFAHAASLAVAEAPAKAYNPLFIYGGVGLGKTHLMHAIGHYVLDHNPSAKVVYLSSEKFTNEFINSIRDNKGAEFRDKYRNVDVLLIDDIQFLAGKESTQEEFFHTFNTLHEESKQIIISSDRPPKEIPTLEDRLRSRFEWGLITDITPPDLETRIAILRKKAKADGLDIPNEVMLYIANQIDTNIRELEGALIRVVAYSSLINKDINADLAAEALKDIVPSSKPRVITIQDIQKVVGEHFNIKLDDFKAKKRTKSIAFPRQIAMYLSRELTDFSLPKIGEEFGGRDHTTVIHAHEKISKMLLTDSLLQKQLKEINELLKV; translated from the coding sequence TTGAAAAATATAACGGATCTCTGGAATAATGCATTAAGCACAATCGAAACAAAGATTAGCAAACCTAGTTTCGATACATGGCTTAAACCTACAAAAGCTCATTCCTTGCAAGGAGATCTTCTAGTTGTTACAGCACCTAATGAATTTGCACGGGATTGGTTAGAAGAAAGATACTCTCAACTTATTGCTGAAATACTTTATGAAATCACTGGAGAAGAACTCCTTGTAAAATTTATTATTCCTCAAAATCAAATAGAAGAGGAATTTGATCAGCAAATCTCTACCAAACAAAAGAAAAAAGAAGAAGAAGTTACGGAACAAACAATCTTAAATTCTAAATATACTTTTGATACTTTTGTCATTGGCTCTGGGAATCGCTTTGCCCATGCAGCTTCCCTTGCTGTTGCAGAAGCTCCTGCAAAAGCATATAATCCTCTATTTATTTATGGAGGAGTTGGTTTAGGAAAGACACACTTAATGCATGCAATCGGTCATTATGTTTTAGATCATAATCCATCTGCTAAGGTCGTTTATTTATCTTCTGAAAAATTCACGAATGAGTTTATTAATAGTATCCGTGACAATAAGGGTGCTGAATTCCGTGATAAATACAGAAATGTAGATGTTCTTTTAATAGATGATATTCAGTTTCTTGCTGGAAAAGAATCAACACAAGAAGAGTTTTTTCATACGTTTAATACCTTACATGAAGAAAGCAAGCAAATTATTATCTCTAGTGACCGTCCTCCAAAAGAGATTCCAACACTCGAAGATCGATTGCGTTCTCGTTTTGAATGGGGACTTATTACAGATATTACCCCACCAGATTTAGAAACACGAATTGCTATTTTAAGAAAAAAAGCCAAAGCTGATGGACTGGATATCCCAAATGAAGTAATGCTTTATATTGCTAATCAGATTGATACTAATATTCGTGAGTTAGAAGGGGCACTTATTCGAGTGGTGGCATATTCCTCTTTAATTAATAAAGATATTAATGCTGATTTAGCAGCGGAAGCCTTAAAAGATATTGTTCCAAGCTCTAAACCACGAGTAATAACCATTCAGGATATTCAAAAAGTGGTAGGTGAGCATTTTAATATAAAGTTAGACGACTTTAAAGCCAAAAAAAGAACAAAGTCAATTGCATTTCCAAGACAAATTGCCATGTATTTATCAAGAGAATTAACGGATTTCTCTTTACCAAAAATTGGAGAGGAATTTGGTGGTCGGGATCATACTACCGTTATCCATGCCCATGAAAAAATCTCAAAAATGCTTTTAACCGATTCACTTCTTCAAAAACAATTAAAAGAAATAAATGAACTTTTAAAAGTTTAG